The Erigeron canadensis isolate Cc75 chromosome 4, C_canadensis_v1, whole genome shotgun sequence genome window below encodes:
- the LOC122595922 gene encoding 12-oxophytodienoate reductase 1-like, translating into MAAKQGELPLLTPYTMGKFQLSHRVVLAPLTRERSYGNVPQPHAVLYYSQRTTKGGFLITEATGISDTSMGSTYTPGIWTKEQVEAWKPIVDVVHAKGGIIFCQLWHVGRQSHTKFQPNGQAPVSSTDKGLPYETFTPPRRLMTEEIPLVVNDYRLAARNAIEAGFDGVEIHAAHGYLLDQFLKDAVNDRTDKYGGSLENRCRFTLEVVDAIAKEIGGDKVGIRLSPFADYMQSSDSNPVALGVYMAESLNAYNIAYCHMVEPRMKDVVITVESPDSLLPMRKAFKGTFMSAGGYGLEDGNKAIAENRTDLVAYGRLFLANPDLPKRFELNAPLNNYDRATFFTSDSVVGYTDYPFLESTA; encoded by the exons ATGGCTGCTAAACAAGGAGAACTTCCTCTTTTGACCCCATACACAATGGGCAAATTTCAACTTTCTCATAG AGTTGTTTTGGCACCTCTGACAAGGGAAAGATCTTACGGAAATGTTCCTCAGCCGCATGCCGTCTTATACTATTCTCAAAGAACAACCAAGGGAGGCTTTCTTATTACGGAAGCCACTGGGATTTCTGATACTTCCATGGG GTCTACATATACACCCGGAATATGGACAAAGGAACAAGTTGAAGCATGGAAACCAATTGTAGATGTCGTTCATGCTAAAGGCGGAATCATTTTCTGCCAACTTTGGCATGTTGGCAGGCAATCACATACCA AATTTCAACCAAATGGGCAAGCCCCGGTATCTTCCACAGATAAGGGATTACCTTACGAAACATTTACACCACCAAGGAGGCTAATGACAGAGGAGATCCCTCTTGTTGTTAATGATTATAGGCTTGCTGCAAGAAATGCAATTGAAGCTG gttTTGATGGAGTTGAGATCCATGCCGCTCATGGTTATTTACTCGATCAGTTTTTGAAAGATGCGGTAAACGATAGGACAGACAAGTATGGTGGCTCTCTAGAAAACCGTTGCAGATTTACATTGGAAGTAGTTGATGCTATTGCAAAAGAAATAGGAGGAGACAAAGTTGGGATAAGATTATCCCCATTTGCAGACTACATGCAATCAAGTGACTCCAACCCAGTTGCTTTAGGTGTTTACATGGCCGAGTCTTTGAATGCATATAACATTGCTTACTGTCATATGGTTGAACCAAGGATGAAAGATGTTGTTATAACAGTTGAAAGTCCTGATAGTCTTTTGCCAATGAGAAAAGCGTTCAAAGGTACTTTTATGTCTGCCGGAGGGTATGGTTTGGAAGATGGTAACAAAGCGATAGCAGAAAATCGAACGGATCTTGTTGCCTATGGTCGTTTGTTTTTGGCAAATCCTGATTTGCCAAAAAGGTTTGAGCTTAATGCTCCTCTAAACAACTATGACAGGGCAACGTTTTTTACTTCTGATAGCGTAGTTGGTTACACTGATTACCCATTTTTGGAAAGCACGGCTTAA